GGCGCTCCTGGCGTCCACGCGCGAGGAGGCCGAGACGCTCGCGGTCGAGAGCCGCGAGGCCGCGCGGAAGGTCCGGGACGACGCCGACCACGACGCGCGCGCCGCCCTCGCCGACGCCGAGCGCCGCGCGCGCGAGTCGGTGGCGGACGCGGAGCGCCGTGCGCGCGAGACGGTCGCCGACGCGGAGGAGCGCCTGGACCGCATTAGGATCGAGCGCGAGGCGGTCGCCGCGTACCTCGAGAACGTCCGCGGCGTGCTGACCCAGGCCGACGACGCCTCCTCCTCCGACGATTCCCGCACCGTGCGCTGAGCGCGCTCCGACTCGGAGGCCCCGACGTGAAGATCCAGAACCCCTACCGCCTCGGCCTCCTCGCCGGCCTCGGCGTGCTCACCGCGCTGGTCATCGGCGGCGCGCTGGTCTCGCTCGGCACGGTGCTCACCTACGTCGGCACGGCGATCTTCCTGGCGCTCGGCATCGACCCCCTCGTCACGTTCCTCGAGCGCAAGGGCGTGCCCCGCCCGCTCGCGATCCTCGTCATCTTCCTGGTGCTCCTCGGGTCCCTCGCCGGGATCCTGCTCGCGGTGATCCCCGTCGTCGTCAACCAGGCGAGCGCGCTCGTCACCCAGATCGTGCAGTACGCGCAGAGCGTCAGCGGCGACCAGTTCATCGAGAACCTGCAGTCGTTCGTCCCGCGGGAGGTCTTCGACGTGCAGAGCGGCGCGGACCAGCTCATCGAGTACCTCTCGAACGCGTCCAACGTCGCGACCATCACCGGCAACGTCCTCACGGTGGCGTTCACCATCGGCAACGCCCTCTTCGGCATGGTCGTCATCGTGATCCTCACCATGTACTTCACGGCCTCGCTGAACTCCTTCAAGAGCGGCCTCTACAAGCTGGTCCCGGCCACCCGGCGCGCGCGCTTCGCCGACATCGCCGAGCAGATCACGCAGTCGGTCGGGCGCTACGTCACCGGGCAGGTCGGGCTCGCGCTCGTGAACGGCGTCCTCAGCTTCATCTACCTCAGCATCGTGGGCGCCTCGCTGCCCGCCGTGTGGGCGTTCATCGCGTTCCTGTTCTCGCTGCTGCCCCTCGTGGGCACGATCACGGGCTCCGCGCTCATCGTGCTGGGCCAGATCGTGCTGCTGCCCGAGTCGGTGAACACGTGGATCGCCGTGGCGGTCTACTACCTCGTGTACATGCAGATCGAGGCGTACGTGCTCAGCCCGAACATCATGAACCGCGCCGTCAAGGTGCCCGGCGTCGTCGTGGTCATCGCGGCGCTCACGGGCGGCACGCTGCTCGGCGTGCTGGGCGCGCTCATCGCCGTGCCGGTCGCCGCCGCGGTGCTGCTCATCATCCGGCAGGTCGCGATCCCGCTGCAGAACGAGCGCTGAGCGCGGCGGTCCGGGACGCGGCCTCCGGGCCGCGGGCCCCGCGGCGTCCGGCGGCTCGTTGGACGTCGAGCGGGAGCGTCAGCGGGCGAGCGGCCACTCGGTCGCGAGCGGGAGCGCCGCCGGGTTCACGGTGCGCACGATCTCGGTGAGGACGCGCGCCACCTGCGCCTCCCCCACCCACAGGTGCTTGGCGCCGTCCACGGCGAAGAGCTCCGCCTCGGGCACGGACGCGAATCGCTCACGCGCCTCCGCGGGCTGCAGGAAGTCGTCGTGCTCGGGGACGAGGATCACGAGGCGGCGCGGATCACCGTGCCAGGCGGCCACCTCGTCGGCCGTGGCGCGGTGCAGCGGCGGCGAGAGCAGGATCGCTCCCTCCACGGGGTGGGCGCGCCCGTGCTTCAGGGCGACCTCCGTGCCGAAGGACCAGCCGACGATCCACGGTGCCGGGAGCCCGCGCGCGGCCACGAGGTCCATGGCGGCCGCCAGGTCGTGCCGCTCGCCGTCGCCGCCGTCGAACGCGCCGTCGCTCGTGCCGCGGGCCGACGTGGTGCCGCGCGTGTTGAAGCGCAGCACGGCCAGGTCGGCCAGGGCGGGCAGCCGGAGTGCGGCCTTGCGCAGGACGTGGGAGTCCATGAAGCCGCCGGCCGTGGGCAGCGGGTGGAGCGTGACGAGCGTCGCGACCGGATCCCGGCCGGCGGGCAGCGCCAGCTCCCCCACGAGCCGCAGCCCGTCGGCGGTGACCAGCTCGACGTCCTCACGGCGGGCCGGCAGCTCGGTGGAGCTCGTGATGGGGCGGGGCGCGGTGTCCGTCATGAGACCTTCCAGCAGTGGGTGTGCCAGTGGCGGCGGGCGGCGAGGTCGCTCTCCTCGCCCATCATGCCGTCGGCGCGCCAGGCCACGACGTGCGCGTGGCCGGGCTCGATGTCGAGGGTGCAGCCGGGGCAGCGGTAGACCTTGAGCGCGCGCGCCGCCGAGACGGGCTGCACCTTCCACACGCGTCCCCGCCGGGTCTCCGTGCGCTGCGAGCCGCTGAGGAGCCGCGTGAGCACGTCCTCGTCCTCGTCCACCGGGCGGCGTCTCCCCCGGGGTCGGTTGCTGCGCGGCATGATCCGATCCTAGGCCGCACGCGGGACACCTCCCGCAGCCGGCCCCGGAGCAGGACGTCCGGACGCATGTGCGCCGG
The nucleotide sequence above comes from Clavibacter sp. B3I6. Encoded proteins:
- a CDS encoding AI-2E family transporter, with product MKIQNPYRLGLLAGLGVLTALVIGGALVSLGTVLTYVGTAIFLALGIDPLVTFLERKGVPRPLAILVIFLVLLGSLAGILLAVIPVVVNQASALVTQIVQYAQSVSGDQFIENLQSFVPREVFDVQSGADQLIEYLSNASNVATITGNVLTVAFTIGNALFGMVVIVILTMYFTASLNSFKSGLYKLVPATRRARFADIAEQITQSVGRYVTGQVGLALVNGVLSFIYLSIVGASLPAVWAFIAFLFSLLPLVGTITGSALIVLGQIVLLPESVNTWIAVAVYYLVYMQIEAYVLSPNIMNRAVKVPGVVVVIAALTGGTLLGVLGALIAVPVAAAVLLIIRQVAIPLQNER
- a CDS encoding alpha/beta hydrolase; protein product: MTDTAPRPITSSTELPARREDVELVTADGLRLVGELALPAGRDPVATLVTLHPLPTAGGFMDSHVLRKAALRLPALADLAVLRFNTRGTTSARGTSDGAFDGGDGERHDLAAAMDLVAARGLPAPWIVGWSFGTEVALKHGRAHPVEGAILLSPPLHRATADEVAAWHGDPRRLVILVPEHDDFLQPAEARERFASVPEAELFAVDGAKHLWVGEAQVARVLTEIVRTVNPAALPLATEWPLAR